From the genome of Oscillatoria salina IIICB1, one region includes:
- a CDS encoding glycosyltransferase, translating into MTTENTIKIFVGTEEEQILAVKVLEYSIRKHATQPIEIKPLFVALREAGIQIPTPKDPQIRPRTPFSFQRFAIPALTEYQGKAIYLDSDMQVFRDIQEIWSMPFQGADLLSVAEPANSGRPPQFSVMLLNCAQLKWDVSELVKQLEAGKWTYQQFVLEMAPAEKISATLPLGWNDLERYNSEKTALTHYTDMPKQPWLNYQNPLGWLWCQDLFNAVKDGFITQEFISEQVKKGWVRPSLLYQLKHNIIDPLQLPPKVIAKDKKEFIPPYAVKKQLQKITHDSQTPSLIKHLARQLYILARNIWRTRAVQFISGKFKRGYS; encoded by the coding sequence ATGACAACAGAAAATACCATTAAAATCTTCGTCGGTACCGAGGAAGAACAAATTTTGGCAGTCAAAGTGCTGGAATATTCTATCCGCAAGCACGCGACACAACCAATAGAAATTAAACCTTTATTTGTTGCTTTGCGAGAAGCAGGAATTCAAATTCCGACTCCCAAAGATCCGCAAATACGTCCGAGAACACCTTTTAGTTTTCAACGCTTCGCTATTCCCGCACTCACGGAATATCAAGGAAAAGCAATTTATCTCGACTCGGATATGCAGGTTTTCCGAGACATTCAAGAAATTTGGTCAATGCCTTTTCAAGGTGCAGACTTACTTTCCGTTGCCGAACCAGCAAACTCAGGCAGACCTCCCCAGTTTAGCGTAATGCTCCTCAACTGCGCACAATTGAAATGGGATGTGTCTGAGTTAGTCAAACAGTTAGAAGCAGGAAAATGGACTTATCAACAATTCGTCCTCGAAATGGCTCCCGCCGAAAAAATTTCTGCTACTCTACCTTTAGGTTGGAATGACTTAGAGCGTTACAATTCAGAGAAAACCGCTTTAACTCACTATACCGATATGCCAAAGCAACCTTGGCTAAATTATCAAAATCCTCTCGGTTGGTTATGGTGTCAAGATTTATTTAACGCCGTTAAAGATGGCTTTATTACTCAGGAATTCATCTCCGAACAAGTCAAAAAAGGTTGGGTGAGACCTTCGCTATTGTATCAATTGAAGCATAACATTATTGACCCACTTCAGTTACCGCCAAAAGTAATTGCCAAAGACAAAAAAGAATTTATTCCACCTTACGCAGTCAAAAAACAACTGCAAAAAATAACTCATGACAGCCAAACTCCATCCTTAATTAAACATCTCGCTCGTCAGCTATATATCCTCGCTCGTAACATTTGGAGAACAAGGGCTGTACAATTTATCTCAGGAAAATTCAAGCGTGGCTACTCCTGA
- a CDS encoding ABC transporter ATP-binding protein, whose amino-acid sequence MEVISLDNVSLWRRTQEEFSYDIKTTILSLLEGKHRQPAKKKTLDNINLLIEAGEKVGVIGANGSGKSTLMKIICQILKPTTGKVRVRGQIAPLLELGAGFVSEISVIDNIIFYGILLGFSRQEMKNRVSSILEFAELEEYAYVPVKALSSGMKSRLGFAIATDVQPDILILDEVFAVGDASFKKKCSHRMEKLWDKTGTILMVSHDLNHIKTACERVIWLEKGQLKFSGDPAEAIELYLTYADAKEEPQDNSKNNGKVVVNKSF is encoded by the coding sequence ATGGAAGTAATTTCTCTCGATAATGTTTCCCTTTGGCGACGAACCCAAGAAGAATTTTCTTATGATATCAAAACGACAATTTTGTCTTTGTTAGAAGGCAAACATCGCCAACCAGCTAAGAAAAAAACCTTAGATAATATCAATTTGCTTATCGAAGCAGGCGAAAAAGTAGGTGTAATTGGTGCTAATGGTTCCGGAAAATCTACTTTGATGAAAATCATTTGTCAGATTTTAAAACCGACAACGGGAAAAGTCAGAGTCAGAGGACAAATTGCACCTCTACTCGAATTAGGTGCAGGTTTTGTTTCTGAGATTTCAGTTATAGATAATATCATTTTTTATGGGATCTTACTGGGATTTTCACGCCAAGAAATGAAAAATAGAGTAAGTTCTATTTTAGAATTTGCTGAACTAGAAGAATATGCTTATGTCCCGGTAAAAGCGCTTTCTTCGGGAATGAAATCTCGTTTGGGTTTTGCGATTGCTACTGACGTACAACCGGATATTCTCATTCTTGATGAAGTTTTCGCTGTTGGAGATGCTAGTTTTAAGAAAAAATGTAGCCATAGAATGGAAAAGTTATGGGATAAAACGGGAACTATTTTAATGGTATCTCACGATTTGAATCATATAAAAACTGCTTGTGAAAGAGTGATTTGGCTGGAAAAGGGACAGCTTAAATTTTCGGGAGATCCCGCAGAAGCAATCGAACTTTATTTAACTTACGCTGACGCGAAAGAAGAACCTCAAGATAATAGTAAAAACAATGGTAAAGTTGTGGTGAATAAAAGTTTTTAA
- a CDS encoding ABC transporter permease, whose protein sequence is MANVPKTRPTLSRSRRNLEILQVFVQRNLKTRYRGSYLGVYWSLLNPLLMTGIYTAIFGAVFAEYYDNSIINYILAAFTGLSVIHFFSGSTSQALRSVVTNGTILNKISLPVSILPASTIAANLFQFSVGTFPLLAIMALFISGNILNSIALILPVAALAFLCTGVGFILAGMYVFFRDLPYFYQLVVYALRIGTPVFYPSEIVPEKVRNVIELNPLAAIIESVRQITLSGDLPDLKLIWGALLSSMLVAVLGWICFQLQRDRFMDLL, encoded by the coding sequence ATGGCTAATGTTCCCAAAACTAGACCAACTCTCTCGCGATCGCGCCGTAATTTAGAAATACTTCAAGTTTTTGTCCAGCGTAACCTGAAAACGCGCTATCGAGGTTCTTATTTAGGTGTTTATTGGTCGCTTTTAAACCCCTTGTTGATGACAGGTATCTACACGGCAATTTTTGGTGCAGTTTTTGCCGAATATTACGATAACTCGATTATCAACTATATTTTGGCAGCTTTTACTGGCTTGTCAGTAATTCATTTCTTTTCTGGTTCCACTTCCCAAGCCTTGCGTAGCGTTGTTACTAACGGTACTATCCTCAATAAAATCTCTCTCCCTGTCAGTATTTTACCTGCTTCGACGATCGCCGCGAATCTCTTTCAATTTTCCGTTGGCACTTTTCCTCTCCTCGCAATTATGGCGTTGTTTATTTCTGGGAATATACTCAACTCTATCGCCTTAATTTTACCCGTTGCTGCCTTAGCTTTTCTCTGTACGGGAGTAGGATTTATCCTCGCTGGAATGTATGTATTTTTCCGCGACTTACCCTACTTTTACCAATTAGTAGTATATGCTCTTCGCATTGGTACGCCAGTTTTTTATCCGTCTGAAATCGTACCGGAAAAAGTGAGGAATGTTATAGAATTAAACCCACTAGCTGCGATTATTGAAAGCGTCCGTCAAATTACCTTATCTGGCGATTTACCCGATTTAAAATTAATTTGGGGCGCACTTTTAAGCAGTATGCTTGTTGCTGTCCTCGGATGGATCTGTTTTCAATTGCAGCGAGATCGATTTATGGATTTACTATAG
- a CDS encoding KdsC family phosphatase, producing the protein MHEQNMTNLKNHLNQIKLLAMDVDGVLTDGGLYYNENGEVFKKFNVKDGQGLKRLTQAGIEVAIISAHNSKATLHRAKNLGIRHTFIGVEDKLSTLKQLCHKLQLSLEQVAYIGDDLNDLPIMSIIGCPLTVADAMPENQAAAIYITKLGGGQGAVREICEILLATHRGEE; encoded by the coding sequence ATGCACGAACAAAACATGACCAACCTCAAAAACCACCTCAACCAAATCAAACTACTCGCAATGGACGTCGATGGAGTCCTCACCGACGGCGGACTCTACTACAACGAAAACGGCGAAGTGTTCAAAAAATTTAACGTCAAAGACGGACAAGGCTTGAAACGACTCACCCAAGCAGGCATTGAAGTCGCAATTATTTCCGCCCACAACTCCAAAGCCACCCTCCATCGAGCCAAAAACCTCGGTATACGTCATACTTTTATTGGTGTGGAAGATAAACTCTCTACCCTCAAGCAGTTATGTCATAAACTGCAATTGTCCCTCGAACAAGTCGCATACATTGGCGACGATCTCAATGATTTGCCCATCATGAGCATAATCGGTTGTCCCCTGACAGTCGCCGACGCCATGCCTGAAAATCAAGCAGCAGCGATCTATATTACCAAATTAGGAGGAGGGCAAGGAGCGGTCAGAGAAATTTGTGAGATCCTGCTAGCAACCCATCGTGGTGAGGAGTGA